One stretch of Micromonospora cremea DNA includes these proteins:
- a CDS encoding SDR family NAD(P)-dependent oxidoreductase yields the protein MNGLNGRRVLVTGASGTFGRHLGAALTAAGARVVGLDLHARPDDDLPVLACDLTDPAAVPPAVQAAVDRLDGLDLLINNAGVGGPAPAELPPDEVVRQQLEVNLLAAWRTTAAALPALLPARGRVIFVASRMAVLPLPLAAAYGVSKRALVAYADALRHEVGTHVGVSVIYPSMVASPIHDSTAEAGLSLRGVSRPEPVEGVVAAILRAATARRAPRDVATTTRGRLEMAVGRHAPALADRLVRRTLAARLAAGDLDAAPLAAGMVRRHRDLGD from the coding sequence GTGAACGGACTGAACGGCCGCCGGGTGCTGGTGACCGGGGCGAGCGGCACCTTCGGCCGTCACCTCGGCGCCGCGCTGACCGCCGCCGGCGCCCGGGTGGTGGGGCTCGACCTGCACGCACGGCCCGACGACGACCTGCCGGTGCTCGCCTGCGACCTGACCGACCCGGCCGCCGTGCCGCCGGCGGTGCAGGCCGCCGTCGACCGGCTCGACGGCCTCGACCTGCTGATCAACAACGCCGGAGTCGGTGGACCCGCCCCGGCCGAGCTGCCGCCCGACGAGGTGGTCCGCCAGCAGCTCGAGGTCAACCTGCTGGCCGCGTGGCGGACCACCGCCGCGGCGCTGCCCGCACTGCTCCCCGCACGGGGACGGGTGATCTTCGTGGCCAGCCGGATGGCCGTGCTGCCGCTGCCGCTGGCCGCCGCGTACGGGGTCAGCAAACGGGCCCTGGTCGCGTACGCCGACGCGCTGCGCCACGAGGTCGGCACCCACGTCGGGGTGAGCGTCATCTACCCAAGCATGGTGGCCTCACCGATCCACGACAGCACCGCCGAGGCCGGCCTGTCCCTGCGGGGCGTGTCCCGACCGGAGCCCGTCGAGGGGGTCGTCGCGGCGATCCTGCGCGCCGCCACCGCCCGACGGGCACCCCGGGACGTGGCGACCACCACGCGCGGGCGCCTGGAGATGGCCGTCGGCCGGCACGCTCCCGCGCTGGCCGACCGGCTGGTACGTCGCACCCTCGCCGCCCGGCTCGCCGCCGGCGACCTGGACGCCGCGCCACTGGCCGCCGGAATGGTCCGCCGGCACCGCGACCTGGGCGACTGA
- a CDS encoding TetR/AcrR family transcriptional regulator encodes MTMPRRRPGRPRRDESRPTREVVLTAATALFAERGFDAVGLREVAAAAGVDVATVAHHTGTKAALYDACFARVFAAEREVLTEAAVQARSALDAGPDAARRALHDLVDVFVDFLEDRPETTALWLRRWLEPQRHAELDQRYAEPLYRLVTELLTAAAAAGALVEPTPHITVRSLVWAAHGHVVALAAGAPGARERREFRVFVHRFLDGLYGPPAP; translated from the coding sequence ATGACCATGCCCCGACGCCGTCCGGGTCGGCCCCGCCGCGACGAGAGCCGGCCGACCCGCGAGGTGGTGCTCACCGCGGCCACCGCGCTCTTCGCCGAGCGCGGCTTCGACGCCGTCGGGCTGCGGGAGGTCGCCGCCGCCGCCGGCGTCGACGTGGCCACGGTCGCCCACCACACGGGTACGAAGGCCGCGCTCTACGACGCCTGCTTCGCCCGGGTCTTCGCCGCCGAGCGGGAGGTCCTGACCGAGGCCGCCGTGCAGGCCCGCTCGGCTCTCGACGCGGGGCCGGACGCGGCGCGGCGCGCCCTGCACGACCTGGTCGACGTGTTCGTGGACTTCCTGGAGGACCGCCCGGAGACCACCGCGCTGTGGCTGCGCCGCTGGCTGGAACCGCAGCGGCACGCCGAGCTCGACCAGCGCTACGCCGAGCCGCTGTACCGGCTGGTGACGGAGCTGCTCACGGCTGCCGCGGCGGCCGGCGCGCTGGTCGAACCGACCCCGCACATCACCGTGCGGAGCCTGGTCTGGGCCGCGCACGGGCACGTGGTGGCGCTGGCGGCGGGCGCGCCGGGCGCCCGGGAGCGGCGCGAGTTCCGGGTGTTCGTGCACCGCTTCCTGGACGGGCTGTACGGACCGCCGGCCCCTTGA
- a CDS encoding ABC transporter ATP-binding protein, with translation MTTDATVVQLDGVHKEYGDTTALDGVSLSIRAGEAVAVMGPSGCGKSTLLNMIAGLDRPTAGTVVVQGEDLGRKNETGLALFRRHRIGMIFQFFNLLDDLPALDNVALAAQLTGCKAGPARQRALELLDELGIADRRNVYPAALSGGERQRVAVARALMNRPALLLADEPTGALDSRAGEQVMDLLLDLNQIGQTLLIVTHDERLATRCASRVVELADGRIARVRTLEKA, from the coding sequence ATGACCACAGACGCGACCGTCGTACAGCTCGACGGAGTCCACAAGGAGTACGGCGACACCACCGCCCTCGACGGGGTGTCGCTGTCGATCCGCGCCGGTGAGGCCGTCGCGGTGATGGGCCCGTCCGGCTGCGGGAAGTCCACGCTGCTCAACATGATCGCCGGGCTGGACCGGCCCACCGCCGGCACGGTCGTTGTGCAGGGCGAGGACCTGGGCCGCAAGAACGAGACCGGGCTCGCGCTGTTCCGCCGGCACCGGATCGGCATGATCTTCCAGTTCTTCAACCTCCTCGACGACCTGCCGGCGCTGGACAACGTCGCCCTCGCCGCCCAGCTGACCGGCTGCAAGGCCGGACCGGCCCGCCAACGGGCCCTGGAACTGCTCGACGAGCTGGGCATCGCCGACCGGCGCAACGTGTACCCGGCCGCGCTCAGCGGCGGCGAGCGGCAGCGGGTCGCGGTCGCCCGGGCCCTGATGAACCGGCCGGCGCTGCTGCTGGCCGACGAGCCGACCGGCGCCCTGGACAGCCGGGCCGGCGAGCAGGTGATGGACCTGCTGCTCGACCTCAACCAGATCGGGCAGACCCTGCTGATCGTCACGCACGACGAACGGCTCGCCACCCGGTGCGCGAGCCGCGTGGTGGAGCTCGCCGACGGCCGGATCGCCCGTGTGCGCACCCTGGAGAAGGCATGA
- a CDS encoding ABC transporter permease, which translates to MSAVWRASRAAVRRRRLQTFVIGLVVLLSTASIVVALALLDASSAPFDRAFAERRGAHVVATYDAAAVTDAQLAEHRPDVTAVAGPFRQATVDTSRDGNVPRLQGRPLTVVGRADPGGPVDTVDIWHGRWATGPGEIVLNEAPPAAGYQARFGPEDERVTLADGTTFTVVGRAYSISRTADAWVAPVRIAALRPTTVQMLYRFADAGTTSKVEGHLAALRAGLPPDALVAAESHLVVKETIAAGPGAYVPFLVVFGVLGLIVAVLIVGNVVSGAVVSGYRHIGVLKAMGFTPRQVVAVYLAMVSVPAVVGCVLGTVLGDLGARPLLRSAFLGLGFGSEVGVAPWIDVAALVGAPAVVLLAALVPALRAYRLSAAEAISAGSAPRPGRALRVQRALGGTRLPRAVSLGLGLPFARPARTALTMAAVVLGVVTVTFATGMSETVRRYSDLTDLKDTPIAVRPLRPDGGQPVTQRSVPEVEQLLRSVPGTTRVAGGLDLEVSIVGDREPATVYFVRGDVPAMGFADQIVTGRWLRAADEVVAPSTVLHDHGLAVGDRVIVRFGDRERSVTVVGEIMSTAPGWPRMVAGWDTFERLAPDYRILPHEMYYALAVAPGTDTGRYLAAIRTADPGLDVWDNSGSNSYTTAVVALSTVLTLLLGLVAALGVFNTVVLNTRDRRRDLGMLKSIGMTPRQVVVMMVTSMAALGVFGGLLGVPLGMLAHRVVVPITADAANLSLAKALLQVWQPGGLALLAGAGLAITVLGALLPARSAARLTIAEVLHNE; encoded by the coding sequence ATGAGCGCGGTGTGGCGGGCGTCCCGCGCGGCGGTACGCCGCCGCCGGCTGCAGACGTTCGTGATCGGTCTTGTCGTGCTGCTGTCCACCGCGTCCATCGTGGTCGCCCTCGCGCTGCTCGACGCCTCGTCGGCGCCGTTCGACCGGGCGTTCGCGGAACGCCGGGGCGCGCACGTCGTCGCGACGTACGACGCCGCGGCTGTCACCGACGCGCAGCTCGCCGAGCACCGGCCGGACGTCACGGCGGTCGCCGGGCCGTTCCGGCAGGCCACCGTCGACACGTCCCGCGACGGGAACGTACCTCGCCTGCAGGGCCGCCCCCTCACCGTCGTCGGGCGCGCCGACCCGGGCGGTCCGGTCGACACGGTGGACATCTGGCACGGGCGCTGGGCCACTGGGCCGGGTGAGATCGTGCTGAACGAGGCGCCGCCGGCCGCCGGCTACCAGGCACGGTTCGGGCCCGAGGACGAACGGGTCACCCTCGCCGACGGCACGACGTTCACCGTGGTCGGCCGGGCCTACAGCATCAGCCGGACCGCCGACGCCTGGGTGGCGCCGGTCCGGATCGCCGCGCTGCGCCCGACGACGGTCCAGATGTTGTACCGCTTCGCCGACGCCGGCACCACGAGCAAGGTCGAGGGCCATCTCGCCGCGTTGCGGGCCGGGCTGCCGCCGGACGCGCTGGTCGCCGCCGAGTCGCACCTTGTGGTCAAGGAGACCATCGCCGCCGGGCCCGGCGCGTACGTGCCGTTCCTCGTCGTCTTCGGCGTCCTGGGGCTGATCGTGGCGGTCCTCATCGTCGGCAACGTCGTCAGCGGTGCGGTCGTCTCCGGCTACCGGCACATCGGCGTCCTCAAGGCGATGGGGTTCACGCCGCGGCAGGTGGTCGCGGTGTACCTCGCGATGGTGTCGGTGCCGGCCGTGGTCGGCTGCGTCCTCGGCACGGTGCTGGGCGACCTGGGTGCCCGCCCGCTGCTGCGGTCCGCGTTCCTGGGGCTGGGCTTCGGCTCCGAGGTCGGCGTGGCGCCGTGGATCGACGTCGCCGCGCTGGTGGGAGCGCCGGCGGTCGTCCTGCTGGCCGCACTCGTGCCGGCGCTGCGCGCGTACCGGCTGTCGGCGGCCGAGGCGATCAGCGCCGGCAGTGCGCCGCGGCCCGGCCGCGCGCTGCGGGTGCAGCGGGCGCTCGGCGGCACCCGGCTGCCCCGCGCCGTCAGCCTGGGCCTCGGCCTGCCGTTCGCGCGCCCGGCCCGGACGGCGCTGACGATGGCGGCGGTCGTGCTCGGTGTGGTCACCGTGACCTTCGCGACGGGCATGTCGGAGACGGTGCGCCGCTACTCCGATCTCACCGACCTGAAGGACACCCCCATCGCGGTACGACCGTTGCGCCCGGACGGGGGTCAGCCGGTGACGCAGCGGTCGGTGCCGGAGGTGGAGCAGCTGCTGCGCTCGGTGCCCGGCACGACGCGGGTCGCCGGCGGACTGGACCTGGAGGTCTCGATCGTCGGCGACCGGGAGCCGGCGACCGTGTACTTCGTCCGGGGTGACGTGCCGGCCATGGGCTTTGCGGACCAGATCGTCACCGGGCGCTGGCTGCGCGCTGCCGATGAGGTCGTCGCGCCGTCGACGGTGCTGCACGACCACGGGCTGGCCGTCGGTGACCGGGTTATCGTGCGGTTCGGCGACCGGGAGCGGTCGGTGACCGTCGTCGGTGAGATCATGTCCACCGCGCCCGGGTGGCCGAGGATGGTCGCCGGGTGGGACACGTTCGAACGCCTCGCGCCGGACTACCGGATCCTCCCGCACGAGATGTACTACGCGCTCGCCGTGGCTCCGGGCACCGACACCGGGCGGTACCTCGCCGCGATCCGCACCGCCGACCCGGGGCTCGACGTGTGGGACAACAGCGGCTCGAACTCGTACACGACGGCGGTCGTGGCGCTGTCGACGGTGCTCACGCTGCTGCTCGGGCTCGTCGCTGCGCTCGGCGTCTTCAACACGGTGGTGCTCAACACCCGTGACCGCCGTCGGGACCTGGGCATGCTCAAGTCGATCGGGATGACGCCTCGACAGGTGGTCGTGATGATGGTGACGTCGATGGCGGCGCTGGGGGTGTTCGGCGGGCTGCTCGGCGTACCGCTGGGGATGCTCGCCCACCGCGTCGTGGTGCCGATCACGGCGGACGCGGCGAACCTGAGCCTCGCGAAGGCACTGCTTCAGGTGTGGCAGCCCGGCGGACTGGCGCTGCTGGCCGGCGCCGGCCTCGCCATCACCGTTCTCGGCGCGCTCCTCCCGGCCCGGTCCGCGGCGCGGTTGACGATCGCGGAGGTGCTGCACAACGAGTGA
- a CDS encoding LysE family translocator translates to MVSAGALLGIALVGLGLVLTPGPNMVYLVSRSVAQGRRAGMVSLLGVAAGFGVYLAAAVAGLAAVFVLVPTLYAVVKLAGAGYLLWLAWRTLRPGGHSPFTPAPLPPDRPRRLFTMGLVTNLLNPKIAILYVSLLPQFVDPGRGHVAAQSLLLGLTQIAVALSVNALIVLSAGALAGFFARRPVWLRVQQWVTGTALAALAVRIATDRSRAAIATP, encoded by the coding sequence ATGGTGAGTGCGGGTGCGCTGCTGGGTATCGCGCTGGTGGGGTTGGGGCTGGTGCTCACGCCCGGCCCGAACATGGTCTACCTGGTCTCCCGTTCGGTGGCGCAGGGCCGCCGCGCCGGGATGGTCTCGCTGCTCGGGGTGGCCGCCGGGTTCGGCGTCTACCTGGCCGCGGCGGTCGCCGGGCTGGCGGCCGTCTTCGTCCTGGTGCCGACGCTGTACGCGGTGGTGAAGCTGGCGGGGGCCGGCTACCTGCTCTGGCTGGCGTGGCGGACGCTGCGCCCGGGTGGGCACTCCCCGTTCACGCCCGCGCCGCTGCCGCCGGACCGGCCGCGACGGCTGTTCACCATGGGCCTGGTCACCAATCTGCTCAATCCGAAGATCGCCATCCTCTACGTCTCGCTGCTGCCGCAGTTCGTCGATCCAGGACGGGGACACGTCGCGGCGCAGAGCCTGCTGCTCGGCCTGACTCAGATCGCCGTCGCGCTGAGCGTGAACGCGCTGATCGTGCTCAGCGCGGGCGCGCTGGCCGGATTCTTCGCCCGCCGGCCGGTCTGGCTGCGGGTGCAGCAGTGGGTGACGGGCACGGCGCTGGCGGCGCTGGCTGTCCGGATCGCCACCGACCGCTCCCGCGCCGCGATCGCCACCCCCTGA
- a CDS encoding response regulator, which translates to MTPPGSTATPRVVIADDQELIRTGFRLILTARGIDVVGEACDGAEAVAVARRLRPDVVLMDIRMPVMDGLEAARRILAQSPQCRVLMLTTFDLDRYVYAALSLGASGFLLKDVTAEHLANAVRLVDTGDALLAPSITRRLVERFAVADQRPAEQPGRRRDLEALTPREREVLTLLGRGLSNTELARVLTLSEATVKTHVARIFAKLSLRDRAQAVVVAYEAGLITPGEV; encoded by the coding sequence GTGACACCGCCGGGTTCCACCGCCACGCCGCGCGTCGTCATCGCCGACGATCAGGAGTTGATCCGTACCGGCTTCCGGCTGATCCTGACCGCGCGCGGGATCGACGTGGTGGGCGAGGCGTGCGACGGCGCCGAGGCGGTGGCCGTCGCACGCCGACTGCGACCCGACGTCGTGCTCATGGACATCCGGATGCCGGTCATGGACGGGTTGGAGGCCGCTCGCCGCATCCTGGCGCAGAGCCCGCAGTGCCGGGTGCTCATGCTGACCACGTTCGACCTCGACCGGTACGTGTACGCGGCCCTGTCCCTCGGCGCGAGCGGCTTCCTGCTCAAGGACGTCACCGCCGAACACCTCGCCAACGCCGTCCGGCTCGTCGACACCGGCGACGCGCTGCTCGCCCCGTCGATCACGCGGCGGCTCGTGGAGCGCTTCGCCGTCGCCGACCAGCGCCCGGCCGAACAGCCGGGGCGCCGCCGCGACCTCGAAGCGTTGACGCCTCGTGAGCGTGAGGTGCTGACGCTGCTCGGCCGTGGCCTGTCCAACACCGAGCTGGCGCGGGTCCTGACGCTGAGCGAGGCGACGGTCAAGACCCATGTCGCCCGCATCTTCGCCAAGCTGTCGCTGCGCGACCGGGCGCAGGCGGTGGTCGTGGCCTACGAGGCAGGTCTGATCACCCCCGGCGAGGTATAG
- a CDS encoding histidine kinase — protein MRRRAAVCEGIRVGATSTAWLAAALVVASAGAGWLWLALARARRLHRRAVERQGWLLEREREGAARAAVDTERARIARELHDIVSHNVSIMVVQAAAAREILTTMPGEAAAALEAVEGAGRGAMTELRHLLGLLAPSTDGREGPTESDGQGDDGTRLEPQPSLSRLGVLVDRIAFAGLPVEVRISGEPRPLLPGIDVTAYRIVQEALTNALKHGDGGRAEVTIRYAERSLRVEVLNAGPSVLSGSATVPRARRDGDGAGRGLLGLRERVAVYGGDLDARRRLGGGYRVRARIPLDRP, from the coding sequence ATGCGGCGCCGCGCGGCGGTCTGCGAGGGTATCCGGGTGGGAGCAACCTCGACGGCGTGGCTGGCCGCCGCCCTCGTGGTCGCCAGCGCGGGCGCGGGATGGCTGTGGCTGGCGCTGGCTCGGGCGCGACGGCTGCACCGCCGCGCCGTCGAGCGCCAGGGCTGGCTCCTGGAGCGGGAACGGGAGGGCGCCGCCCGCGCCGCCGTCGACACCGAACGCGCCCGGATCGCCCGCGAACTGCACGACATCGTCAGCCACAACGTCAGCATCATGGTGGTGCAGGCGGCCGCGGCGCGGGAGATCCTCACGACCATGCCCGGGGAGGCCGCCGCGGCCCTCGAAGCGGTCGAGGGCGCCGGTCGGGGCGCGATGACCGAGTTACGACACCTGCTCGGCCTGCTCGCGCCGTCGACCGACGGCCGGGAAGGCCCAACGGAGTCCGACGGGCAGGGCGACGACGGCACGCGGCTGGAGCCTCAACCGAGCCTCAGCCGGCTCGGCGTGCTCGTCGACCGGATCGCGTTCGCCGGGCTGCCGGTGGAGGTACGGATCTCCGGTGAGCCGCGCCCGCTGCTCCCCGGCATCGACGTGACCGCGTACCGGATCGTGCAGGAGGCGCTCACCAACGCGCTCAAACACGGTGACGGCGGCAGGGCCGAGGTGACGATCCGATACGCCGAACGATCCCTGCGGGTCGAGGTGCTCAACGCCGGCCCGAGTGTCCTGTCGGGCAGCGCCACGGTGCCACGGGCGCGGCGCGACGGTGACGGCGCCGGCCGCGGCCTGCTCGGGCTCCGCGAGCGGGTAGCCGTCTACGGTGGCGACCTCGACGCGCGCCGACGCCTCGGCGGCGGCTACCGGGTCCGGGCCCGCATCCCGCTGGACCGGCCGTGA
- a CDS encoding maleylpyruvate isomerase N-terminal domain-containing protein has protein sequence MAGTDGADVRDAAEEMNRVLDPHRERDWSVPAGTLTWSCWITAAHVAHDLLGYAGQVTGRPDDGYLPYDLRVCPDATPAQVLTVVRACAGLLAVAVDAAPPEARAWHFGPCDPAGFAAMGVAETLLHTHDIALGLNVPWQPPQRLSTLVLRRLFPDAPAGAASEVLLWMTGRGELPGRARRTSWSWRAALD, from the coding sequence GTGGCAGGGACGGACGGCGCCGACGTGCGGGACGCGGCCGAGGAGATGAACCGGGTGCTCGACCCGCACCGGGAGCGGGACTGGTCGGTGCCGGCCGGCACGCTGACCTGGAGCTGCTGGATCACCGCCGCCCACGTGGCGCACGACCTGCTCGGGTACGCCGGCCAGGTCACCGGCCGACCCGATGACGGCTACCTGCCGTACGACCTGCGGGTCTGCCCCGACGCGACGCCGGCGCAGGTGCTGACCGTGGTGCGCGCCTGCGCCGGGCTGCTCGCCGTCGCGGTCGACGCCGCCCCACCCGAGGCGCGGGCGTGGCACTTCGGCCCGTGCGACCCGGCCGGTTTCGCCGCGATGGGGGTGGCCGAGACCCTGCTGCACACGCACGACATCGCCCTCGGGCTCAATGTGCCGTGGCAGCCGCCGCAACGGCTGAGCACCCTGGTGCTGCGGCGGCTCTTCCCGGACGCCCCGGCCGGCGCCGCATCCGAGGTGCTGCTGTGGATGACGGGCCGTGGCGAACTGCCCGGTCGGGCGCGGCGTACCTCGTGGAGCTGGCGAGCGGCGCTGGACTGA
- a CDS encoding GNAT family N-acetyltransferase — protein sequence MPIELRAVHTSAPDLVLRPWRADDLDALIEAYRDPVLQQWTRYPVTTADQGRLWLERTRQDWDDGRRLSFAVLEDGADGPQLVANVVLKGVTPGVTVAEVGYWTAAWARGRGVAPRAATALSRWAFKQFTGLERLDLLHQVDNPASCRVAEKSGYLFQEVLPAYPPFPRDGHRHALTASGLVAATVSGRAR from the coding sequence ATGCCGATCGAGCTTCGAGCAGTGCACACCTCGGCGCCGGACCTCGTCCTGCGGCCCTGGCGCGCAGACGACCTGGATGCGCTGATCGAGGCGTACCGGGATCCGGTGCTGCAACAGTGGACCCGGTACCCGGTGACCACCGCCGACCAGGGGCGGCTGTGGCTGGAGCGGACGCGACAGGACTGGGACGACGGCCGGCGGCTCAGCTTCGCCGTGCTGGAGGACGGCGCCGACGGTCCACAGCTGGTGGCGAACGTGGTGCTCAAGGGAGTCACCCCCGGGGTGACGGTGGCCGAGGTCGGCTACTGGACGGCGGCGTGGGCCCGCGGTCGGGGCGTCGCCCCGCGCGCGGCCACCGCGCTGAGCCGGTGGGCGTTCAAGCAGTTCACCGGGCTGGAGCGCCTCGACCTGCTGCACCAGGTGGACAACCCGGCCTCCTGTCGGGTGGCGGAGAAGAGCGGCTACCTCTTCCAGGAGGTGCTGCCGGCGTATCCACCCTTCCCGCGCGACGGCCACCGGCACGCGCTGACCGCTTCCGGGCTGGTCGCCGCCACGGTGTCCGGCCGCGCCCGGTAG
- a CDS encoding DUF1992 domain-containing protein: protein MTEAWEAAVEAQIQGAVQRGEFDDLPGMGKPIPGRGMPYDESWWIKSFLEREALPSDLLLPTPLQLRRRIDQVPDEVRDLPTEQSVRDFVGQLNAQIVAWLRNPEGPRVAVRPVNVDEVVRHWRAERSSRERSAPTTPPLNAAPAVAPARRSWWAWLPWRRRRAH from the coding sequence GTGACCGAAGCGTGGGAAGCCGCCGTGGAGGCGCAGATCCAGGGGGCCGTGCAACGCGGCGAGTTCGACGACCTGCCCGGCATGGGCAAGCCGATCCCCGGCCGCGGAATGCCGTACGACGAGTCGTGGTGGATCAAGAGTTTCCTGGAGCGCGAAGCGCTCCCCAGCGACCTGCTGCTGCCCACGCCGCTGCAACTGCGCCGGCGCATCGACCAGGTCCCCGACGAAGTGCGTGACCTGCCCACCGAGCAGTCCGTCCGAGACTTCGTGGGTCAGCTGAACGCCCAGATCGTGGCCTGGCTGCGTAACCCCGAGGGCCCCCGGGTGGCGGTGCGGCCGGTGAACGTCGACGAGGTGGTCCGCCACTGGCGCGCCGAACGCTCCTCGCGTGAGCGCTCCGCGCCCACCACCCCGCCGCTCAACGCCGCGCCCGCCGTCGCACCGGCACGCCGGTCCTGGTGGGCGTGGCTGCCGTGGCGCCGCCGCCGGGCGCACTGA
- a CDS encoding flavin-containing monooxygenase has protein sequence MGVRPRAVVIGAGAAGLAAVKALRDAGVPAVCFEATDQVGGLWVYGAPDSPAYRTLHLNTSRGRTQFADHPMPTHWPDYPDHRRIAGYLADYADRFGLRDTIRLRHSVEQVTQDPAGTWTVRASGPDGPVEVTVEAVVVANGHNRAPRLPDPPYPDTSTAEQLHSHDYRGPEQLAGKRVLVVGGGNSAMDIAVDASYAATRTLLSLRRGVWVVPKYLLGRPSDTLNGALARRLPWRLRQRISQAMLTTTVGSPARYGLPAPTHGFLQDHPTLSDGLLSRLTHGAIEARPGVAALDGDRVEFTDGRSDSVDLIIWCTGYRVEIPFLDPVLLGGGADSLALYRHVFHPDAPGLTFVGLMQSTGSAFPLVEAQAKLIAAQLAGRYALPDPERQRAVCRAELRAATARWGQRRPAMRVDFDAYLAELTRELTAGARRARAATPVGAGR, from the coding sequence ATGGGCGTACGACCCAGGGCGGTGGTGATCGGCGCCGGCGCGGCCGGGCTCGCCGCGGTCAAGGCACTGCGCGACGCGGGCGTGCCGGCGGTCTGCTTCGAGGCCACCGACCAGGTCGGCGGCCTCTGGGTGTACGGGGCGCCCGACTCACCCGCGTACCGCACGCTGCACCTGAACACCAGCCGCGGCCGCACCCAGTTCGCCGACCACCCGATGCCCACCCACTGGCCCGACTACCCCGACCACCGACGGATCGCCGGCTACCTCGCCGACTACGCCGACCGCTTCGGGCTGCGGGACACCATCCGCCTGCGCCACAGCGTCGAGCAGGTCACCCAGGATCCCGCCGGCACCTGGACGGTGCGGGCGAGCGGACCCGACGGGCCGGTCGAGGTCACCGTCGAGGCCGTGGTCGTCGCCAACGGCCACAACCGGGCGCCCCGACTGCCCGACCCGCCGTACCCCGACACCAGCACCGCCGAACAGCTGCACAGCCACGACTACCGGGGCCCCGAGCAGCTGGCGGGCAAGCGGGTCCTGGTCGTCGGGGGCGGCAACTCCGCGATGGACATCGCCGTGGACGCCTCCTACGCGGCCACCCGCACCCTGCTGTCGCTGCGCCGAGGCGTCTGGGTGGTGCCGAAGTACCTGCTCGGTCGCCCGTCGGACACCCTCAACGGGGCGCTGGCCCGCCGGCTGCCGTGGCGACTGCGCCAGCGCATCAGCCAGGCCATGCTCACCACCACCGTCGGCAGTCCCGCCCGCTACGGGCTGCCCGCGCCGACCCACGGCTTCCTGCAGGACCACCCGACGCTCTCCGACGGGCTGCTGTCCCGGCTGACCCACGGCGCCATCGAGGCCCGCCCCGGCGTCGCCGCCCTCGACGGCGACCGGGTCGAGTTCACCGACGGCCGCAGCGACAGCGTCGATCTGATCATCTGGTGCACCGGCTACCGGGTGGAGATCCCGTTCCTCGATCCGGTTCTGCTCGGCGGGGGCGCCGACAGCCTGGCGCTGTACCGGCATGTGTTCCACCCCGACGCCCCCGGCCTGACCTTCGTCGGACTGATGCAGTCCACCGGGTCGGCGTTCCCACTGGTGGAAGCCCAGGCCAAGTTGATTGCGGCGCAGCTCGCCGGCCGGTACGCGCTGCCGGACCCGGAGCGGCAGCGGGCCGTCTGCCGTGCCGAGCTGCGGGCCGCGACCGCCCGCTGGGGCCAGCGCCGCCCGGCGATGCGCGTCGACTTCGACGCCTACCTGGCCGAACTGACCCGCGAGCTGACCGCCGGCGCCCGCCGCGCCCGCGCCGCCACGCCGGTCGGAGCGGGGCGGTGA